A stretch of Catenulispora sp. EB89 DNA encodes these proteins:
- the pyk gene encoding pyruvate kinase, translating into MTDSSLPAGRRTSIIATLGPVSESRAVIQELVAAGMDVVRLSMSNGTRERHLSTVRLAREAAREQGRAVRFLADLQGRKNRIGRLPGGTEQWDAGDRVVLTRGPGDLAQRRTWMTFPWDPDTTPVGTAVLIDDGAVTLEVVEVGRDELRCDVVEGGVLTNGRGLTIPGVTVFPPGLSERDADDLKFAVGLGVETVALSFACRPGDAEAVRALAAAQAVVGKVENQAAAERLPQLAAEFDGLMVARGDLAVELPFEEVPFVQRAVLDQCRYAGKTSIVATQLLHSMRTALRPTRAEVADVVAAVLGGADALMLTGETGYGSHPVHAVRVLRRIIERAEQEKRDEGAGW; encoded by the coding sequence ATGACCGACTCATCCCTGCCGGCCGGCCGCCGGACTTCGATCATCGCCACCCTGGGCCCGGTCAGCGAGAGCCGGGCGGTGATTCAGGAGCTGGTCGCCGCCGGGATGGACGTCGTGCGGCTGAGCATGAGCAACGGCACGCGGGAACGCCATCTGTCCACGGTCCGGCTGGCTCGCGAGGCCGCGCGCGAGCAGGGCCGCGCGGTCCGGTTCCTGGCGGACCTGCAGGGTCGCAAGAACCGGATCGGCCGGCTGCCGGGCGGCACGGAGCAGTGGGACGCCGGGGACCGCGTCGTGCTCACCCGCGGGCCCGGGGACCTGGCGCAGCGGCGGACGTGGATGACGTTCCCCTGGGATCCGGACACGACGCCGGTGGGCACGGCCGTCCTGATCGACGACGGCGCGGTGACCTTGGAGGTCGTCGAGGTCGGCCGGGACGAGCTGCGGTGCGACGTCGTCGAGGGCGGAGTCCTCACCAATGGTCGAGGCCTGACGATCCCCGGCGTCACCGTCTTCCCGCCGGGCCTGTCCGAGCGCGACGCCGACGATCTTAAGTTCGCGGTCGGCCTCGGCGTCGAGACGGTCGCGCTGTCCTTCGCGTGCCGCCCCGGGGACGCCGAGGCGGTCCGGGCGCTGGCCGCCGCCCAGGCGGTCGTCGGCAAGGTCGAGAACCAGGCCGCCGCCGAGCGGCTGCCGCAGCTGGCGGCGGAGTTCGACGGGCTCATGGTCGCGCGCGGCGACCTGGCTGTCGAGCTGCCGTTCGAGGAGGTGCCGTTCGTGCAGCGGGCCGTGCTGGACCAGTGCCGGTACGCGGGCAAGACGTCGATCGTCGCCACGCAACTGCTGCACTCGATGCGGACCGCGCTGCGTCCGACCCGGGCCGAGGTCGCCGATGTCGTCGCGGCGGTCCTCGGCGGCGCGGACGCTCTGATGCTCACCGGGGAGACCGGGTACGGCAGCCATCCGGTGCACGCCGTGCGGGTGCTGCGGCGCATCATCGAGCGCGCCGAGCAGGAGAAGCGGGACGAGGGGGCGGGCTGGTGA
- a CDS encoding adenylate kinase family protein encodes MATSTARAVSVFCVAGPPGAGKSTALIALNARHPWLARFGVRDYGLSLAEASDPLGLAVRDSLLRGDLLTDAQVRQEFEHFLARLPDGTAAVAVEGYPRSMSQCTDLAAALEGFGVRPAALIVVDIPDATARERVVGRGICTRCGTAVPVSKGPDCPDCGGEVQARKDDADDKLTRRLADYRACDAAIRAAFDEPGRLFLIDGLRDPQIVEKDLETVLSSGRSAAWT; translated from the coding sequence GTGGCGACCTCGACGGCACGCGCTGTGTCGGTGTTCTGTGTCGCGGGCCCGCCGGGCGCCGGGAAGTCCACGGCGCTCATCGCACTGAACGCGCGGCATCCGTGGCTGGCCCGGTTCGGCGTCCGCGACTACGGGCTGAGCCTTGCCGAGGCGTCCGACCCGCTCGGCCTGGCGGTGCGCGACAGCCTGCTGCGCGGCGACCTGCTGACCGACGCGCAGGTCCGTCAGGAGTTCGAGCACTTCCTCGCCCGGCTTCCGGACGGCACGGCGGCGGTGGCCGTCGAGGGTTATCCGCGCAGCATGAGCCAGTGCACTGATCTGGCTGCGGCGCTTGAAGGGTTCGGCGTGCGACCAGCCGCGCTCATTGTCGTCGACATCCCCGACGCGACGGCGCGCGAACGCGTGGTCGGGCGGGGGATCTGCACTCGCTGCGGAACCGCCGTCCCGGTGAGCAAGGGCCCTGACTGTCCGGACTGCGGCGGCGAAGTCCAAGCGCGCAAGGACGACGCCGACGACAAACTGACGCGACGCCTCGCGGACTATCGGGCCTGCGATGCGGCGATCCGTGCCGCCTTCGACGAGCCCGGCCGGCTGTTCCTGATCGACGGTCTGCGTGATCCGCAGATCGTGGAGAAGGATCTGGAGACGGTTCTGTCGTCGGGGCGGAGCGCGGCATGGACATGA
- a CDS encoding LmbU family transcriptional regulator → MASTKPHDPAEPAPPPDPVRGYGIGLEAVAVVDRTRLQLPEDLNLQAWCRIGTRLVTVCDSSAWWIGDWLVFGHDRYPDRYRRAMTETTLDYQTLRNYAWVARAFVPSRRRDTLTFQHHMEVAALPEVEQDHWLDFAVRLKWSRNELRRHVKANARRAGRRGPARNVSLQLEPSREQYQRWLEAAEREQTDLQEWIVGELDRAVRAVDPDDDRAGAALPAAGSGHR, encoded by the coding sequence ATGGCGTCGACTAAACCGCATGATCCGGCCGAACCCGCGCCGCCGCCGGACCCGGTGCGGGGCTACGGCATCGGCCTGGAGGCGGTCGCCGTCGTGGACCGGACCCGGCTGCAGCTGCCCGAGGACCTGAACCTGCAGGCCTGGTGCCGGATCGGGACGCGGCTGGTGACGGTGTGCGACTCCTCGGCGTGGTGGATCGGCGACTGGCTGGTCTTCGGCCACGACCGCTACCCGGACCGCTACCGGCGCGCCATGACCGAGACCACGCTGGACTACCAGACGCTGCGGAACTACGCCTGGGTCGCGCGCGCTTTCGTGCCGTCTCGCCGGCGAGACACCCTGACTTTCCAGCACCACATGGAGGTCGCGGCGCTGCCGGAGGTCGAGCAGGACCACTGGCTGGACTTCGCCGTGCGGCTCAAGTGGTCGCGCAACGAGCTGCGCCGGCACGTGAAGGCGAACGCCCGCCGGGCCGGCCGGCGCGGCCCGGCGCGCAACGTGAGCTTGCAGCTGGAACCGAGCCGCGAGCAGTACCAGCGCTGGTTGGAGGCCGCCGAGCGGGAGCAGACCGATCTGCAGGAGTGGATCGTCGGCGAGCTGGACCGGGCCGTGCGCGCGGTGGATCCGGACGACGACCGGGCCGGGGCGGCGCTGCCGGCTGCCGGATCCGGGCACCGGTGA
- a CDS encoding condensation domain-containing protein — translation MSAEMPAETPAETPEIPANEAALRFQGSTSGTGPLTWGQTAIWDVLAWLGPDAVTLNRLAWWELAAGTDLDRVMRALPALVERHDSLRSRYFQGPDGPLQEVDATGELSLRIYAHEDGSPAPSRENVGEQLRQEPFDNARDLPIRFGLVTRAGAPVALFASISHMAVDGSSFPILSADLLDLLAGRELGPAGQQPLERAEYEASETGLARERRALAFWTDRLGDLPEPMLMHAGRADQPDFLWARLDSPAMALAARSLAARFGVEAGTPVLAGLALVLAGYTGETETALRLIVATRFLPASRNLVGAFNLNALFRVGVRDEPISAFVQQTAGAQLSALRNCEIDPRKLDALMAQTARSRGLDGSEGYCFVNDVRLERQRYGAADAVVASELAAGIEAALPRTRISELSPGNAPKTANLFVHVHDTSEQAYLRLGGERRFLEPRGPAGFLHDLEQTLIRAAGNPDLPATEAFPKLSHTAMSDD, via the coding sequence ATGTCAGCGGAGATGCCGGCCGAGACACCAGCCGAGACACCGGAGATACCGGCGAACGAGGCAGCGCTGCGGTTCCAGGGCTCCACCTCCGGCACCGGTCCGCTCACCTGGGGCCAGACCGCGATCTGGGACGTGCTGGCCTGGCTCGGCCCGGACGCGGTCACCCTGAACCGGCTCGCGTGGTGGGAGCTCGCAGCCGGGACCGACCTGGACCGAGTCATGCGTGCTCTGCCCGCGCTGGTCGAACGCCATGACTCGCTGCGCTCGCGATACTTCCAGGGCCCCGACGGCCCGCTCCAGGAAGTCGACGCGACCGGAGAGCTGTCGCTTCGTATATATGCGCACGAAGACGGCAGCCCGGCGCCGTCTCGGGAGAACGTCGGCGAACAACTGCGGCAAGAGCCGTTCGACAACGCGCGCGACCTGCCGATCCGATTCGGCCTCGTCACCCGGGCCGGCGCGCCTGTGGCGTTGTTCGCGTCGATCTCGCACATGGCGGTCGACGGATCCAGCTTCCCGATCCTGTCGGCGGACCTGCTGGACCTCCTGGCCGGCCGGGAGCTCGGACCGGCCGGGCAGCAGCCGCTGGAACGGGCCGAGTACGAGGCCTCCGAGACCGGCCTGGCCCGCGAACGCCGCGCCCTGGCCTTCTGGACCGACCGGCTCGGCGACCTGCCGGAGCCGATGCTGATGCATGCCGGACGCGCCGATCAGCCCGACTTCCTGTGGGCCCGCCTGGACTCCCCCGCCATGGCGCTGGCCGCGCGCTCGCTGGCGGCCCGCTTCGGGGTGGAGGCCGGAACGCCGGTCCTGGCCGGTCTGGCGCTGGTGCTCGCCGGATACACCGGCGAGACGGAGACGGCGCTGCGGCTGATCGTCGCCACCCGGTTCCTGCCCGCCTCGCGCAACCTGGTCGGCGCGTTCAATCTCAATGCTCTGTTCCGGGTCGGTGTCCGCGATGAGCCGATTTCGGCTTTTGTGCAGCAGACGGCCGGCGCTCAGCTGTCGGCGCTGCGGAACTGCGAGATAGATCCGCGCAAACTCGACGCTCTGATGGCGCAGACGGCTCGGAGTCGCGGACTGGACGGCAGCGAAGGGTACTGCTTCGTCAACGACGTCCGGTTGGAGCGGCAGCGGTACGGCGCCGCCGATGCCGTCGTGGCGTCGGAGCTGGCCGCCGGGATCGAGGCAGCGCTCCCTCGGACCCGAATCAGTGAGCTGTCACCGGGGAACGCGCCGAAGACGGCCAACCTGTTCGTGCACGTCCACGACACCTCCGAGCAGGCCTACCTCCGACTCGGCGGCGAACGGCGGTTCCTCGAACCGCGCGGGCCCGCGGGCTTCCTGCACGACCTGGAGCAGACCCTGATCCGGGCCGCCGGCAACCCCGACCTGCCCGCCACCGAAGCCTTTCCGAAGCTGTCCCACACCGCGATGTCCGATGACTGA
- a CDS encoding methyltransferase, with amino-acid sequence MDPDAKALRSLALGYRLSQALYVFAELGIADALAAGPATAADLALKAGAHEGSLTRLLRLCRAMELVDELPDGTFELTARGTLVRTDVPGSQWPRVRAAGEAWQWDSWGRLLESVTTGRSAFEQHYGSNSFEYFDKTPGVGETMMGRTTEEARRRGAAIAEAFDFRSVQRVADIGGGRGAILGEILSRHKHLGGVLVDLPYAVAGAQEVLAGYGVTERCEVVAGDFRTDMPGEADVCLLSAVVHSWSDADSSALIGRCLERYGKVLVVDEVVDTVEAPIEVLLKDLQLMVFSDGRHRALEEYREMFAAAGARLAGSAPIGKNELLMEGVPAS; translated from the coding sequence ATGGATCCGGATGCCAAGGCGCTGCGCTCCCTCGCCCTGGGGTACCGGCTCAGCCAGGCCCTGTACGTCTTCGCCGAGCTCGGCATCGCCGACGCGCTGGCCGCCGGTCCCGCCACGGCGGCCGACCTCGCGCTGAAGGCCGGCGCGCACGAGGGCTCGCTGACCCGGCTGCTGCGCCTGTGCCGGGCGATGGAGCTGGTCGACGAGCTGCCGGACGGGACGTTCGAGCTCACCGCGCGCGGCACCCTGGTGCGCACCGACGTCCCCGGCTCGCAATGGCCGCGGGTGCGTGCCGCCGGCGAAGCCTGGCAGTGGGACAGCTGGGGCCGGCTGCTGGAATCGGTGACGACCGGCCGGTCGGCCTTCGAGCAGCACTACGGGTCGAACTCCTTCGAGTACTTCGACAAGACCCCCGGCGTCGGCGAGACCATGATGGGCCGCACCACCGAGGAGGCGCGGCGGCGCGGCGCGGCCATCGCAGAGGCCTTCGACTTCCGCTCGGTGCAGCGCGTCGCCGACATCGGCGGCGGCCGTGGCGCGATCCTCGGCGAGATCCTGAGTCGGCACAAGCACCTCGGCGGCGTCCTGGTCGACCTCCCCTACGCGGTCGCCGGTGCGCAGGAGGTCCTGGCCGGCTACGGCGTCACAGAACGCTGCGAGGTCGTCGCCGGCGACTTCCGTACCGATATGCCCGGCGAGGCCGACGTGTGCCTGCTGTCGGCGGTCGTGCACAGCTGGTCGGACGCCGACTCCTCGGCGCTGATCGGCCGCTGCCTGGAGCGCTACGGCAAGGTGCTGGTCGTCGACGAGGTCGTGGACACCGTCGAAGCCCCGATCGAGGTCCTGCTGAAGGACTTGCAGCTGATGGTGTTCTCCGACGGCCGCCACCGCGCGCTGGAGGAGTACCGGGAGATGTTCGCCGCGGCCGGAGCACGCCTGGCGGGCAGCGCGCCGATCGGCAAGAACGAGCTGCTGATGGAAGGAGTGCCGGCGTCGTGA
- a CDS encoding ABC transporter ATP-binding protein: MIWAVLVLQALQTVALLVLPALNAAIIDHGVLGHDKALMLRYGAAMVGAAIAQGAAAVAAVLLSARVSTAMGRDLRAAVFEHVQDFSAPEMARIPVSSLVTRTTNDVQQIQMLLTAALTAAVTAPVLAVGGVAMALGQDVALSGLLAALVPALALVVAALVRRMRPLSQTLQERIDGVNRVLREQIAGIRVTRAFVRQPAERARFEGANRGLADVSARLGRVSTLLMPLVVNLVNVAGVAAVWIGSNRVGHGMRIGALTAFLTYLVMIQGALLSAAFFVIGLPRAQVCAVRVAEVLDTVPEVAAPQDAVREVSRPGWVELHGVGFRYPGAEEHVLSGVDLVAEPGTTTAIVGSTGTGKTTLLALVCRLIDATDGRVGIGGQDVRALAPETLAAHVTLVPQEPYLLSGTIASNLRMGRPEATDEELWDAVRTAQAEDFVAAQPAGLDAPVTQGGAGFSRGQRQRLAIARALVRRPAVYLFDDSFSALDFATEAALRRALAIETAGSTVLVVAQRASTARAADRIVVLDAGRVAGIGTHEELLRTNEVYRDIVRSQLGAAATEAEVGS, from the coding sequence ATGATCTGGGCCGTCCTGGTCCTGCAGGCGCTGCAGACCGTGGCCCTGCTGGTCCTGCCGGCGTTGAACGCGGCCATCATCGACCACGGGGTCCTCGGCCACGACAAAGCCCTGATGCTCCGGTACGGCGCGGCGATGGTCGGCGCCGCGATCGCGCAGGGCGCGGCGGCGGTGGCGGCGGTGCTGCTCAGCGCGCGCGTGTCCACGGCGATGGGCCGGGACCTGCGCGCGGCGGTGTTCGAGCACGTCCAGGACTTCTCGGCGCCGGAGATGGCCCGGATCCCGGTGTCCTCGCTGGTCACCCGGACCACCAACGACGTGCAGCAGATCCAGATGCTGCTGACGGCCGCGCTCACGGCGGCGGTCACCGCGCCGGTACTGGCGGTCGGCGGGGTGGCGATGGCGCTGGGCCAGGACGTGGCGCTGTCCGGGCTGCTGGCCGCGCTGGTGCCGGCGCTGGCGCTGGTCGTGGCGGCGCTGGTACGCCGGATGCGGCCGCTGTCGCAGACGCTCCAGGAGCGGATCGACGGCGTGAACCGGGTGCTGCGCGAGCAGATCGCGGGGATCCGGGTCACCCGGGCCTTCGTCCGGCAGCCGGCCGAGCGGGCCCGCTTCGAGGGCGCGAACCGCGGCCTGGCCGACGTCTCGGCACGGCTGGGCCGGGTCTCGACGCTGCTGATGCCGCTGGTGGTGAACCTGGTGAACGTCGCCGGGGTGGCCGCGGTGTGGATCGGTTCGAACCGGGTCGGGCACGGGATGCGGATCGGGGCGCTCACGGCGTTCCTCACGTATCTGGTGATGATCCAGGGCGCGCTGCTGTCGGCGGCGTTCTTCGTCATCGGCCTGCCGCGCGCGCAGGTGTGCGCGGTGCGCGTGGCCGAGGTGCTGGACACGGTGCCCGAAGTGGCCGCGCCGCAGGATGCGGTGCGGGAGGTGAGCAGGCCCGGCTGGGTGGAGCTGCACGGCGTCGGCTTCCGCTACCCCGGGGCCGAGGAACACGTGCTGTCCGGCGTCGATCTGGTCGCCGAGCCGGGGACCACGACCGCGATCGTCGGTTCCACCGGGACCGGCAAGACCACGCTGCTGGCCCTGGTCTGCCGCCTGATCGACGCCACTGACGGGCGGGTCGGGATCGGCGGGCAGGATGTCAGAGCACTGGCGCCCGAGACGTTGGCGGCGCACGTGACGCTGGTACCTCAGGAGCCTTACCTGCTGTCCGGGACGATCGCGTCCAACCTGCGCATGGGACGACCGGAGGCGACCGACGAGGAGTTGTGGGACGCGGTGCGCACGGCGCAGGCCGAGGACTTCGTCGCCGCTCAGCCCGCCGGTCTCGACGCACCGGTCACGCAGGGCGGTGCCGGCTTCTCGCGCGGGCAGCGGCAACGGCTCGCGATCGCCCGGGCTCTGGTGCGGCGGCCGGCCGTGTACCTGTTCGACGATTCCTTCTCAGCCCTCGACTTCGCCACGGAGGCCGCGCTGCGCCGCGCCCTGGCGATCGAGACGGCGGGCTCGACGGTCCTGGTCGTCGCACAGCGGGCCAGCACGGCGCGGGCCGCCGACCGGATCGTGGTGCTGGACGCCGGTCGCGTGGCCGGCATCGGTACGCACGAGGAGCTGCTGCGCACCAACGAGGTCTATCGGGACATCGTTCGCTCGCAGCTCGGCGCGGCGGCGACCGAGGCGGAGGTCGGATCGTGA
- a CDS encoding ABC transporter ATP-binding protein encodes MTEQTIEAPADFRQSARRMYGLLGPKRRLSGVAALGVGSIALNVSGPWLLGHATDLVFHGRHGSDLAWTLVAAVLAYAGSGACWILQGRLTTRVVQKAMFSLRAEVADKLARLPLSYLDGRTRGEVLSRTTNDIDNVAQGLQQTLSQITNSSLLLVGVLGMMFWISPLLSVVAIVAVPLSMYLTKVLGARAQRRFDEQWKITGTLNARVEETYSAYSLIKLLGRKQEIVASFREENEALYQASARAQFMSGLIGPVTTVIGNASYVVVAVVGGFRLASGALSVGEVQAFIQYSRQFTQPLMAVASLANLVQSGVASSDRVFEFLAAPEEDRDSSAQLHEPVQGLVSFENVSFRYSPDRPLIEDLSFTVRPGRSVAIVGPTGAGKTTLVNLLMRFYDITAGRITVDGTDIRDVDRDALRSRLGMVLQDTWLFHGTVEENIGYGRPGATADQIRQAARDARVDHLIRTLPNGYQTVVDAEGTGLSVGERQLITIARAVLADPAILLLDEATSSVDTRTELLIQEALTRLAEGRTSFVIAHRLSTVQDADVILVMTDGAIVEQGTHTELLAAEGAYARLHAAQFAHTTPTDPTPQRMVP; translated from the coding sequence GTGACGGAGCAGACGATCGAGGCGCCCGCGGACTTCCGCCAGTCCGCCCGGCGCATGTACGGGCTGCTCGGCCCGAAACGCCGGCTTTCCGGGGTGGCGGCGCTCGGCGTCGGCAGCATCGCGCTGAACGTGAGCGGGCCCTGGCTGCTCGGGCACGCCACCGACCTGGTCTTCCACGGCAGGCACGGAAGCGACCTGGCCTGGACGCTGGTGGCGGCGGTGCTCGCGTACGCCGGGTCCGGCGCGTGCTGGATCCTGCAGGGCCGGCTCACCACGCGCGTCGTGCAGAAGGCGATGTTCTCGCTGCGCGCCGAGGTCGCCGACAAGCTCGCCCGGCTCCCGCTGTCCTACCTGGACGGCCGGACGCGCGGCGAGGTCCTGAGCCGGACCACGAACGACATCGACAACGTCGCGCAGGGCCTGCAGCAGACCCTGAGTCAGATCACGAACTCCTCGCTGCTGCTGGTCGGCGTGCTGGGCATGATGTTCTGGATCTCGCCGCTGCTGTCGGTGGTGGCGATCGTCGCGGTACCGCTGTCGATGTACCTGACCAAGGTGCTCGGCGCTCGCGCGCAGCGCCGGTTCGACGAGCAGTGGAAGATCACCGGGACGCTGAACGCGCGCGTGGAGGAGACGTACAGCGCGTACAGCCTGATCAAGCTGCTGGGCCGCAAGCAGGAGATCGTCGCGAGCTTCCGCGAGGAGAACGAGGCCCTGTATCAGGCCTCTGCGCGCGCGCAGTTCATGAGCGGGCTGATCGGTCCGGTCACCACGGTCATCGGCAACGCCAGCTACGTGGTCGTCGCGGTCGTCGGCGGGTTCCGGCTGGCCTCCGGCGCGCTGTCGGTCGGCGAGGTGCAGGCCTTCATCCAGTACTCGCGGCAGTTCACACAGCCGCTGATGGCGGTGGCGAGCCTGGCGAACCTGGTGCAGTCCGGAGTCGCCTCCAGCGACCGGGTCTTCGAGTTCCTGGCCGCGCCGGAGGAGGACCGCGACTCCTCGGCACAGCTGCACGAGCCGGTGCAGGGCCTGGTCAGCTTCGAGAATGTCTCCTTCCGCTACTCCCCCGACCGCCCGCTGATCGAGGACCTGAGCTTCACGGTCCGGCCCGGACGCTCGGTGGCGATCGTCGGACCCACCGGCGCGGGCAAGACCACTCTCGTCAACCTGCTGATGCGCTTCTACGACATCACCGCCGGCCGGATCACCGTCGACGGCACCGACATCCGGGACGTCGACCGCGACGCACTGCGCTCGCGCCTGGGCATGGTGCTACAGGACACCTGGCTGTTCCACGGCACCGTGGAGGAGAACATCGGCTACGGCCGCCCCGGCGCCACCGCCGACCAGATCCGCCAGGCGGCGCGCGACGCCCGGGTGGACCACCTCATCAGGACCCTGCCGAACGGCTACCAGACCGTCGTCGACGCCGAGGGCACCGGCCTGAGCGTCGGCGAACGCCAGCTGATCACCATCGCCCGCGCGGTCCTGGCCGATCCGGCGATCCTGCTACTGGACGAGGCCACGAGCTCCGTGGACACCCGGACCGAGCTGCTGATCCAGGAGGCACTGACGCGGCTGGCCGAGGGACGGACCAGCTTCGTCATCGCGCACCGGCTGTCGACGGTGCAGGACGCGGACGTGATCCTGGTGATGACCGACGGCGCGATCGTCGAGCAGGGCACGCACACCGAGCTGCTGGCCGCCGAGGGGGCGTACGCGCGCCTGCACGCGGCGCAGTTCGCGCACACGACGCCGACCGACCCGACTCCGCAGAGGATGGTTCCGTGA
- a CDS encoding nucleotidyltransferase family protein, translated as MTDIGEERSLSDGVLGDGPLDGGSLGPLGPSAWPRPEHQLIVALARPELTPADRATIRAFLTEHRADLEWGEFIDQAARHQVLPIVARQLTRHRLTHSEDGKPLIPYRWIYSDVYEGSRRRNEMLAKEYALVLRTLNDSGLEYLIRKGPVLGEHVYHDPALRRISNLDVFMRRDDYPTWEKLAAGLGLQMGELSADGSSIVPFDRRTVLYWRMNLTNTSLPYARLGDRDVVESYLVSTMFSLFQPMLGIKDDAEDFLTRSIPTTLYGEPSRMLHPSDQMLDSLIQIHLRATLFYYIESGKDLLVRNFLDLAHLIRQAPPDYLDGLRERVAQFGVERSAFYSLHHTRLLYPEVVSAEAVEAFRPEDTGYLDEYGGFDGGRFVWQRSFAERLFDRRRIEEVAGRSQVPGPRSMV; from the coding sequence ATGACCGACATCGGCGAAGAGCGCTCGCTTAGCGACGGCGTGCTTGGCGACGGCCCGCTCGACGGCGGCTCGCTCGGCCCACTCGGCCCGTCCGCCTGGCCGCGTCCCGAACACCAGCTGATCGTCGCCCTGGCCCGCCCGGAGCTGACGCCGGCCGACCGCGCGACGATCCGCGCCTTCCTCACCGAGCACCGCGCGGACCTGGAGTGGGGCGAGTTCATCGACCAGGCGGCCCGGCACCAGGTACTGCCGATCGTGGCGCGTCAGCTGACCCGGCACCGGCTGACGCACAGCGAGGACGGCAAACCCCTGATTCCGTACCGCTGGATCTACTCCGACGTCTACGAAGGCAGCCGCCGCCGCAACGAGATGCTGGCCAAGGAGTACGCCCTGGTACTGCGAACGCTGAACGACTCAGGGCTGGAATACCTGATCCGCAAGGGCCCGGTCCTCGGCGAGCACGTCTACCACGACCCGGCGCTACGCCGCATCTCCAACCTGGACGTCTTCATGCGCCGCGACGACTACCCGACGTGGGAAAAACTGGCCGCAGGCCTCGGACTGCAGATGGGCGAACTGTCGGCGGACGGCTCATCGATCGTCCCCTTCGACCGCCGCACAGTCCTGTACTGGCGCATGAACCTGACGAACACCTCACTGCCCTACGCCCGCCTCGGCGACCGCGACGTGGTCGAGTCCTACCTGGTGTCGACGATGTTCAGCCTCTTCCAACCGATGCTGGGCATCAAGGACGACGCAGAGGACTTCCTCACCCGCAGCATCCCGACCACCCTGTACGGCGAGCCCTCGCGCATGCTCCACCCGTCGGACCAGATGCTGGACTCACTGATCCAGATCCACCTGCGCGCCACACTGTTCTACTACATCGAGAGCGGCAAGGACCTCCTCGTCCGCAACTTCCTGGACCTGGCACACCTGATCCGCCAAGCCCCACCGGACTACCTAGACGGACTGCGCGAACGCGTGGCGCAGTTCGGAGTGGAGCGCAGCGCCTTCTACTCGCTGCACCACACGCGACTGCTGTACCCGGAGGTGGTGTCGGCCGAGGCGGTGGAGGCTTTCCGCCCCGAGGACACCGGATATCTGGACGAGTACGGAGGCTTCGACGGGGGCCGGTTCGTATGGCAGCGATCGTTCGCGGAGCGGCTGTTCGACCGCCGCCGGATCGAGGAGGTGGCGGGACGCAGCCAGGTGCCGGGGCCTCGGTCGATGGTGTGA